TCCTTTGATTGGGCTCTGAAAAATAGTTTTTTGCTTCACACTCGAATTTAAAATGGCATTTTTCAATCACCCTTATACTTTTCTGGTTGGCTCTGTTGCAGATAATTTCCACACGATCGCAGCCAAAAAATTGAAAGGCCACAACAACGAGAACTTTTGTCGCAATTGTCGCTAAACCTTTATTGCAGTGCTTAGAAGAAGTCCAATAACCAATCCCTAACGATTTTTTGTTAGGCACTCTTGAGGCATGCAAACTAGCAGACATTAAAAACTCTTTGCTCTTGCTTACGAAAACAGCAAAATCATAGGAAATGCCTTTAGAAAAATTTTTGTTAGCAAGGCGCATTCTCCCCATCTGACTTTCAAGGGTTAATTCACGATGGGA
This window of the Chlamydiales bacterium STE3 genome carries:
- a CDS encoding Uncharacterized protein (Product derived from UniProtKB/Trembl:D1R437), with translation MLSEKAYFTEIRYVDELFSLSFFPLREEHAEAVLASLILSLNDLKPFMDWSHRELTLESQMGRMRLANKNFSKGISYDFAVFVSKSKEFLMSASLHASRVPNKKSLGIGYWTSSKHCNKGLATIATKVLVVVAFQFFGCDRVEIICNRANQKSIRVIEKCHFKFECEAKNYFSEPNQRMLSQGYNPERSARLYALVKEDIATLDWYTSVLKNITIV